From a single Bradyrhizobium sediminis genomic region:
- the ccmD gene encoding heme exporter protein CcmD → MSLGPYASFVVTSYLLATAVVLMLIAWIAIDYRRQKARLRELEASGITRRSGRGATEI, encoded by the coding sequence ATGTCGCTCGGTCCCTATGCCTCCTTCGTCGTGACATCCTACCTGCTGGCGACAGCCGTGGTGCTGATGCTGATCGCCTGGATCGCGATCGATTACCGCCGCCAGAAGGCGCGGCTGCGCGAGCTCGAAGCCAGCGGCATCACCCGCCGCTCCGGGCGCGGCGCGACGGAGATCTGA
- a CDS encoding heme ABC transporter permease — protein MTLIDLANPTKFLTLTARVLPWLAALTAVLLLVGLYQSAMAPDDYQQGSTVKIMFVHVPNAWLSMFVWGVMSLAALGTLVWRHPLADVAAKAAAPIGAAFTFLALVTGSLWGRPMWGTYWEWDARLTSVLILFLMYLGLIALWRAVEDPSRAARAAAILTLVGALNLPIIKFSVDWWNTLHQPASVMRMGGTALDRAFLIPLLVMAVAFSLLFVTLHLAAMRNEILRRRVRSLQMMQASQRSA, from the coding sequence ATGACGCTGATCGACCTCGCCAACCCGACGAAATTCCTGACGCTGACCGCGCGCGTCTTGCCGTGGCTTGCGGCGCTGACCGCCGTCCTGCTGCTGGTCGGCCTCTATCAATCGGCGATGGCGCCCGACGACTACCAGCAGGGCTCGACCGTGAAGATCATGTTCGTGCACGTGCCGAATGCCTGGCTGTCGATGTTCGTCTGGGGCGTGATGAGCCTGGCCGCACTGGGCACGCTGGTGTGGCGGCATCCGCTGGCTGACGTCGCCGCCAAGGCCGCAGCACCGATCGGCGCCGCCTTTACCTTCCTGGCGCTGGTCACGGGTTCGCTGTGGGGACGGCCGATGTGGGGCACCTATTGGGAATGGGATGCGCGGCTGACCTCGGTGCTGATCCTGTTCCTGATGTATCTCGGCCTGATCGCGCTGTGGCGCGCGGTGGAAGATCCGTCACGCGCAGCGCGCGCCGCCGCGATCCTGACGCTGGTCGGCGCCCTCAACCTGCCGATCATCAAATTCTCGGTCGACTGGTGGAACACGCTGCATCAACCGGCGTCGGTGATGCGGATGGGGGGAACCGCGCTCGACCGCGCCTTCCTGATCCCGCTGCTGGTGATGGCGGTGGCGTTTTCGCTGTTGTTCGTCACGCTGCACCTGGCGGCGATGCGCAACGAAATCCTGCGCCGCCGGGTGCGCAGCTTGCAGATGATGCAAGCCAGCCAGCGTTCAGCGTGA
- the ccmB gene encoding heme exporter protein CcmB: MTALAALIRRDIRIALRVGGGALIGVLFFLTVVVLMPFAVGPDLALLTRLGPAILWLGALLASLLTLDRLFMADHEDGSLDLIVMSRTPLELTCAAKALAHWLAAGLPLIVATPVLGLLLNLDATATSAVALTLLAGTPALTFTGMIGAALAVTLHRGGLLLAVLVLPLSIPVLIFGVSASQAAITGPLSFGTPFSILCALSLVSLVIGPFAAAASLRHGLD; the protein is encoded by the coding sequence ATGACCGCGCTGGCCGCCCTGATTCGGAGAGACATCAGGATCGCGCTGCGGGTCGGCGGCGGGGCGCTGATCGGCGTGCTGTTCTTCCTCACCGTGGTGGTGCTGATGCCGTTCGCGGTCGGGCCCGACCTTGCGCTGCTGACACGACTCGGGCCTGCGATTCTCTGGCTCGGCGCGCTGCTCGCCAGCCTGCTCACCCTCGACCGGCTGTTCATGGCCGACCATGAAGACGGCTCGCTCGATCTGATCGTGATGAGCCGTACGCCGCTCGAACTGACCTGCGCCGCAAAGGCGCTGGCGCACTGGCTGGCCGCGGGATTGCCGCTGATCGTCGCCACCCCGGTGCTCGGCCTGCTGCTGAATCTCGATGCGACGGCGACCTCGGCCGTGGCGCTGACGCTTTTGGCGGGAACCCCGGCATTGACCTTCACCGGCATGATTGGCGCGGCGCTCGCCGTGACCTTGCATCGCGGCGGACTGCTGCTGGCGGTGCTGGTGCTGCCGCTGTCGATCCCGGTGCTGATCTTCGGCGTCTCCGCCTCGCAAGCCGCGATTACCGGGCCATTGTCGTTCGGGACCCCGTTTTCGATCCTGTGCGCGCTCTCGCTGGTCAGCCTCGTGATCGGACCCTTTGCCGCCGCCGCGAGCCTCCGGCACGGCCTCGACTAA
- the ccmA gene encoding heme ABC exporter ATP-binding protein CcmA codes for MRLSGRGIRCVRGGREVFSGLDFEASSGEALAVTGPNGSGKTSLLRLIAGLLAAAGGSIGLEGGEGELTLPEQAHYLGHRDALKPALSVMENLAFWRDFLGGEAFPIAESLAAVGLDHAAHLPAAFLSAGQRRRLSIARLLTARRPIWLLDEPTNALDTAGQAMFAALMADHLARGGLIIAATHAPLGIAARELRIGAAS; via the coding sequence ATGCGGCTCTCGGGACGGGGCATCAGGTGTGTGCGGGGCGGCCGGGAGGTGTTCTCGGGTCTCGATTTCGAGGCATCCTCGGGCGAGGCGCTGGCCGTGACCGGCCCCAACGGCTCCGGCAAAACCTCGCTGTTGCGGCTGATTGCGGGCCTGTTGGCTGCTGCGGGCGGGTCAATCGGACTGGAGGGCGGTGAAGGCGAACTGACCCTGCCCGAACAGGCCCATTATCTCGGCCACCGCGACGCCCTGAAGCCTGCCCTCAGCGTGATGGAAAACCTCGCCTTCTGGCGCGATTTCCTCGGCGGCGAGGCCTTCCCCATCGCTGAAAGCCTGGCCGCGGTCGGGCTGGATCATGCCGCCCACCTGCCGGCGGCATTCCTCTCGGCCGGACAGCGGCGGCGGCTCTCGATCGCCCGTCTGCTCACCGCGAGGCGGCCGATCTGGCTGCTGGATGAGCCGACCAACGCGCTCGATACCGCCGGGCAGGCCATGTTCGCCGCCCTGATGGCGGACCATCTTGCCCGCGGCGGCTTGATCATCGCCGCCACCCATGCGCCGCTGGGAATTGCCGCCCGCGAACTGCGGATCGGAGCCGCGTCATGA